The DNA window TCGCTGTTTCTCACGAAGAAGTTTTAAATGCTGCTAATAAAGCCATGCCTAACGTAATTGCTGTAGTAAAAGGACTGATTAAAAACTATCAGTAGAAAACCACAATTCACCGATATTTCAAATAGAAACGCATACATTACCCTCCTCTGGAGGGGTGGCGAAAATTCAAAGAATTTTTGACGGGGCGGTCTCTCAATCCCCATAGAATCTATCAATATTATAAATTTTTCCTAATTCCAAAGAAATCAATCTCAGATTGCAATTCATTGTTTAGATTTGTACAAATGAAATTGTAAGAAATGAGAAAGTTGTTATTAATTTTTGTGATAGGTATTTTTGGTTTAAGTTATTCACAAAAAGTACCTGCTGTTCTTAAAACAGGTTTTTCCAAGGAAGCATTACAGCAAAAGATGGAAGATGAAGATGGAAAAGCAATTACCATCCAACAGATTCTGGACCAGCATAAAGGAAAGGTTTTAGTGATTGATTTTTGGGCCGGATGGTGCAGAGATTGTTTACAGGCTCTTCCCAAAGCTGAAGAACTGGAAAAAAATAATCCGAACATAGACTTTGTATTTTTATCACTGGAAAGATCAAAAGAAGGTTTTGATAAAAGTCTTGTAAGATTCAATATGAAAGATAAAGACAACTATTGGTTTGCATCGGGATGGAAGAATGATTTCAACAATTATGTGGATCTTAACTGGATCCCGAGGTACATGATTATCAATCAGAAATCAGGCATTGCAAAATATTATGCTATTTCTCCGGAAGATCCTGAGATTCAACAAACCATCAATAGTCTTTTACAATAATTTTAAAATCAGTTACTTAAATACCATGACGATCAGAGAAGCAAAAGAAGAAGATTTAGAAATTCTTTTAGAATTTGAACAGGGAATTGTTTCGGCAGAAAGACCTTTTAACAGTACACTTTTTGATGGAGAAATCCATTACTATGATCTGAGTCATTTTATAAAATCTCCGGACGCAGCTTTAATTATTGCGGAAGAGAATAATGAAATCATAGCATCCGGTTATGTCCTGATCAAAAAAGCAGAACAATATTACTATACATTTGAGAAGTACGCCTATCTCGGTTTTATGTATGTAAAGCCTGAACACAGAGGTAAAGGAATCAACAAAGTGATTACTGATGAGTTGATTGGCTGGGCAAAATCCAGAGGCGTTTCAGAAGTAAGGCTTGATGTGTACGCTCAAAATGAATCGGCTATAAAAGCCTATGAAAAGGCAGGTTTTGAACCGCACCTTCTCAAGATGAGATTGAAACCTTAAAAAGGAGGAAGCTGAAAGTAATTGAGGGATTGTGAATAATTAGCTATCTTTTAAACTACTTTTCAACAAGTCAATTATAAATTTCCGTATTCATACTTCCTTTCTATAAAAAATTTACCGTAAATAAAGGAATCCATATCTTTGTGATATGGATTTTTCGTTGCCACTCCGTAAAATTATTCATGTAGATATGGATGCATTCTATGCTTCCGTAGAGCAGCATGATAATCCTACCCTTAAAGGCAAAGCTATTGCAGTGGGTGGTGAACATCGTGGTGTAGTTGCAGCGGCTAGCTATGAAGCCCGAAAATATGGCGTACGGTCTGCAATGCCAAGTAAAACGGCAAAAGAGAAATGTCCTCATCTTATATTTGTTCCGCCCCGATTTTCCAGATATAAAGAGATTTCAAAAAAAATCCGGGAAATCTTCCATGAATATACAGATCTGGTAGAACCCTTGTCTTTGGATGAAGCCTATCTGGATGTCACGGAAAACAAAAAAGGCATGGAATCCGCCAACCTGATCGCCAGGGAAATCCGTCAGAAAATTTTTGAACAAACCGGTTTAACGGCTTCTGCAGGGATTTCTGTAAATAAATTTTTGGCTAAAGTAGCTTCAGATATTAATAAGCCTAATGGACAAAAAACCATTCATCCTGATAAAGTAGAAAGTTTTCTGGAAGAATTGCCTGTTGAAAAATTTTATGGCGTTGGAAAGGTTACAGCTAACAAAATGTTTAGTTTAGGGATTTACAAAGGAAAAGATTTAAAGAAGAGATCACTGGAAGACCTGATCAAACTTTTTGGAAAGTCTGGGAACCATTACTACAATGTGGTAAGGGGCATTCATACTTCGGAGGTAAAACCTCATCGGATTCAGAAAAGTGTTGCAGTAGAAAGAACCTTTTTTGAAGACCTTTTCGATGAACAACAGATTAATGAAAAGCTTGAAAGTTTAGGAGAGGAACTTCATCAGCGTTTACAAAAAAATAATATTCTCGGAAGAACTTTAACTTTAAAAATTAAATATAAAGATTTCTCACTTTTTACCAGAAGCATCACAAGAGAAGATTATTTTACTTCTCCTGAGCAATATTTTAATACCGGAAAAAAACTCTGGGAATTACGTCCCTTCGATAAAGCGGTACGTTTACTCGGATTATCGCTCTCTCACCTCAATACGGAAGAAAAAAAGCAGGTATCCGTTCAACTAAAAATCCCGTTTGAAGAATTTGAGAATTTATAGGTCATATTTTTTCGCTACCTTGTATTGATCAAATCAGCAAATTTATGAACCCAACAATGATTCAGTTTTTCCACTGGTATTCTGAAGGAGAAGGAAAATTGTGGAAAGAAGCCGAAAAACAGGCCGGATATTTAGCAAAATTAGGATTCACCTCCGTTTGGCTTCCTCCCGCTTATAAAGGCACTAGTGGTGGCTACTCTATCGGGTACGATTCTTATGACCTTTATGATCTCGGAGAGTTTGATCAAAAGGGAACAATTCCTACAAAATACGGTACTAAGGACGATTATCTTAAAGCCATCAAAGCTTTACAAAAACAAAATATAGAAATCATAGTTGATATCGTCCTTGGTCATAAAGCCGGCGGTGATGAACTTGAAAAATTCAACGTGGTAAAAGTTGATGAAGAAAACCGTGAAAAAGTCATTTCCGATGTTATTGAAATAGAATCTTATACTAAGTTTACCTTTCCGGGAAGAGGAAAAAAATATTCTGATTTTGAATGGAACTTCACCTGTTTCAGTGGCGTTGACTATGCCGAAGGTATGGATTCCCATATTTACAAAATTCAGTCAGAATACGGAAATGACTGGGAAGAAATGATTCATGATGAGAAAGGAAATTATGATTATCTGATGTATAATGATATTGAACACCGGAACCCTTTTGTACGGGAAGAGCTCAATACCTGGGCAAAGTGGTATTTTGATCAGACCGATTTCGGAGGTGTAAGGCTTG is part of the Chryseobacterium lactis genome and encodes:
- a CDS encoding GNAT family N-acetyltransferase, whose translation is MTIREAKEEDLEILLEFEQGIVSAERPFNSTLFDGEIHYYDLSHFIKSPDAALIIAEENNEIIASGYVLIKKAEQYYYTFEKYAYLGFMYVKPEHRGKGINKVITDELIGWAKSRGVSEVRLDVYAQNESAIKAYEKAGFEPHLLKMRLKP
- a CDS encoding TlpA family protein disulfide reductase, with product MRKLLLIFVIGIFGLSYSQKVPAVLKTGFSKEALQQKMEDEDGKAITIQQILDQHKGKVLVIDFWAGWCRDCLQALPKAEELEKNNPNIDFVFLSLERSKEGFDKSLVRFNMKDKDNYWFASGWKNDFNNYVDLNWIPRYMIINQKSGIAKYYAISPEDPEIQQTINSLLQ
- the dinB gene encoding DNA polymerase IV, producing the protein MDFSLPLRKIIHVDMDAFYASVEQHDNPTLKGKAIAVGGEHRGVVAAASYEARKYGVRSAMPSKTAKEKCPHLIFVPPRFSRYKEISKKIREIFHEYTDLVEPLSLDEAYLDVTENKKGMESANLIAREIRQKIFEQTGLTASAGISVNKFLAKVASDINKPNGQKTIHPDKVESFLEELPVEKFYGVGKVTANKMFSLGIYKGKDLKKRSLEDLIKLFGKSGNHYYNVVRGIHTSEVKPHRIQKSVAVERTFFEDLFDEQQINEKLESLGEELHQRLQKNNILGRTLTLKIKYKDFSLFTRSITREDYFTSPEQYFNTGKKLWELRPFDKAVRLLGLSLSHLNTEEKKQVSVQLKIPFEEFENL